CTACTAGACATCTTCCAAGAGAACCGGAAACGAGAAAAGTCAATGGAAAGTCAAAGTTTAGAGAGAGAGTAGAAAACAAAGAAGGGAATGCCGGCGGCGAGAGTGAGAGAAACGATGGTGCCGCCCTTTAGCTGCGAtgttttttctctttctctcccATCTCTCCCTCCAAAACGAagctttaatttttaactttgtgtttttttatttgtctgattttttttaatttgaattgtcAGATATGCCCTTATGTCAGATGTTGTtgggttttgaaattgaaaattttttgtccgcatctctttaaaaaaaaaagtcaaccTAAAAGGTGGATTTGATGAATACCAAATGCTGCTTTACGAGGAGTTATGCGGTGGGTTTTTTTAAGGAGAGCATTATATGAGTTTTTGTTTATAATGCGAAATTTATGTTTGGATTAAATGTGCAGGGTGTTTATTTTCGGTGATAAAAATAGTGATGATTGTGAGATTAGTTATTGTGGTagtgaaatttaatattataacagtGAGATTCGAAATAATAGTGGGGTGTGCATTTAAATTTAAATGCAGTTGTAGCGGTTAGGTGAGAATATAAAATAAGTATTAAGGATATTAGATTAGAAATGTCAATGTATCtataatacaataaataattaaatttatatttatattaaataatataacataaattaaagttatattttttataaaatggtaattaaaataataaaatcatatacaataaaatttaaatatttttaaattatattcataataaaatatctaaatattttacaaattatatttaaatcagataataaaatataaattaaattgtatttatactaaatttataaattaaaatttaaaaaaattaattttattaacaattaaattatattaaacttatgttatgtgtattaaataaaataaataataaatgaagaattggaggggtaaaataataattacccTTGTCTTTAGACTTCCAAAGCAGTCCAATGGAGCTCTTAACTCTAGCGAATATTTTGAATTACAGTAAGGTGAGAAATGCTCACTGGTGTGCTTGCCAAACACCTCAATTGGAGCTGCATTTTAGTTCAAATTTTTTTACTCTTTAAGTCACACTGAAGCTTGCTAGTGATCCAAAGGGGCCCTTagcattgtttttattttttatttttgtcaatttagcttttctttaattaaatttagtgatgaatcttcaaaaaaaagtaaaattatttttaataaaatatcaattaaaatattaatttaataatattagtgTTGCAAATGATGTCACGATTTATATATACTTCATGTTAACATAATATTGTTTATCTCATAAGTCAcgtcaataaaaaaattaatatttataaaagtattcagtaaacataaataataaaaagttcatttaaaaataatataaaatatatttgaactaaattgatcagaaaatataaatattgaagactaaatttggtattataccTTTTTACCAAAACCTTTGTATTTGTATGGgttttttatgtgttaattacatATTAACACAAAACATTACTGGGTTTTAGAATAAAATGTGCCTGATCCAATTATGCTTAAGTTTCTTTTTTTGgttatctaatttttaaaatttttaaaatagtcactcaatttttttttttcatttttattaagcGATAATGATGTGCCGTTTGGTTACTTATGTAAAAAACTTACTATATGTGTTTCGCAATAgctaaacataaaataaagaataattagtataattttaaacttgaaattataaatataagtaAAAACTCTTGTTAAAAATAAGGTTTCTTCAAAATAAGTGAAAAATTGTTATTCTCTTTGCTAAAAATAAGTTATAGGAATGGCTGAATATTACCAATTGAATTAGTTTGTTACTAACTTATATATTAAAACGtgtgtaaaaaataatactcTAACTAAACGTAGCATAAGTGTTAAATAGAAATGTGAGGTGATAGTTCAAAAATTAGTGTAATgacaaatttaaccttcaactttTACCTATATAGCcgaattgatattttttaaattaaacctAAACACTATTGATTATCTCAAATTGATCATAGttctaaaaattcataaaaatataacacataaatgtttaaaatatattattacgaaaatttacttttttctcCTCCTTCACCACCACCATTGTTTCCCCACCCCACCTCCTCCTCCTCCACAATTTCCGCCACACCCTCTTCCCTTTAAATCAAAAAATTGTGGGAGATCAAAGTTTTAGCTTCGTATAATGATGATGTTTAAGAATATTGTGATGGATAATACAAGTTTACTACTAAGAAAGAGGGAAAGAATATTAGTAAAGACACAGGAGATTCAAAATTTTGCATTAATTTTTACAAAgcttttgatgaaaaaaaaaaacaaatggctATTGTTGAAATTTATTGATGGAGATGCCTTTATCATGGAGTTCTTTTTTATAGTGTACACACACATCAACTCTGAAATTTGCAATATGTGTTATTCTCTCTTGTCGTGGATGTTCAATATTTATGGTCAATGTAATTATGATAAAGCTGGTAATGTTCGCGAGGAACAGAAATGATTGTAAACACTATCTCTTGATGATGGTGTTTTTATTGATTATGTGCATTGTTTTGTTTGTTGACTACGGTTGGCTCTTGTTAATGTGTCTTAGGAGGGACATTATGTTAGTGATCAAATTTGCTGATGTCTCTTGCAAACAACATGAAGAGATACAAGCAGTTTAAGAAGCTACAACTGCACATGTGTCAACTATTGACGAGTTTAAGAATATTAGCAAAAGTGTCAATCAAATTAGGACTTTGGAATGAGTtctcatttttattatatatgcaGATTTGTAACCATGCTTGATGCAACTTGTTTGGTGTCTGGAAcaactaaaaaaaaagaattcacaTATTCTCAATAATGAGATGTCAATGATACATCCAAGTTGATTCAATTATTTGAATTCATTTTTATCATGcatttttattattcatatatatatcaccttAATCTATGCAACAAAAGTCCGAAAACAATGTAAAAGCTATACACTTGATTTTTAGTACAAAGatgttaatttaggatttaagaaAAAATGGTTGGAAATGAACTTAAGTGATCGAGTTATCATTTTGTGGGGGAAATAAATGATTTTGAGTGTTTTTAGTGTAAATGCCCAACATTTTGACGGTAGATGAAAAATAATTAGtttgtaaatatgataaattaattttgcttaatgtttattttacaacaattaaaaagaaaataagcagcataaaaaataatagcaaaaatTAATCGACACAATAGATATTTGTTAACACAATTCAGAGCTGACGGTTCTACGTCTACGAAGCAATGTTCAGTAAACGGTTTTATTCAACAATTGTCTAGATCATCTATTGGCTCAAGCTCAAATTACCCTTATATAGAGAAGTAATTGTTATCTCAATACCAACCACAATTGTCACAAATTAAGCACCAAAATATCTCACAACACAATCAATAAACTTTCTAAAGAATACTTAAaaagaaatcataaaataattacaataaaacaataaaatttttaaatcaccAGTTAAAAAACTAAAGAGTCCTAGAAAAATTCTCttcaataaacatgataaatttaaaaagaaatattatgTACATAAATGGAAGCAAAGAAAGTGAAAAGAaatgaattaaatattttattttaagaatagaatgttttataattattaacgAGAGAAAATTTAGAgattttttaaatactaaaattatccTATCAGTTCAACTCAAATACCAAAATTATccctatttatatttttttaaataatagtgaatggtttttctttttttacctcAAGTAGTCTCCTTATGAGTTGGTTTTATACAGTAGATAGACAAAGTCAttgattttcttttattacaACTTTACCTTTAAAATTGGCATCTctgtagtttttatttttttacgagCATCTTTCTAGTTTTTACCATTATATATATTAATGCCATATTTCCAAATTTATACAAtcacataaaatagaaaaataaaaacattacaaTTCCGGTAAAAAAAttactcaaaacaaaaaaaaagcattAAATGAAATCTTAATAGATTAGAATATTCCATTTATAATGACTTCAAATCCCTTATAAATACCTTTGCATTAGAAGTGTTTGTGGATCGGATTAGGtccaattaaaattttaggtccagatcgaaaaatagtctaaaattttgcccaagtctGATCtggataaaaatgtcaaaatctgAGTTTGGCCCAACCcatattaaaattgttatataattttttttaaatacaatacaTCAAAAGTActacaaacattaaaataaatgtttcctaataaattgaaaataaatttttaaaaatatgtatatttaaataacGCTAAGATAGgtgcaatttaacaagcaaatacctttaaaatagtaacaaaattaacaataaagcaagagttatacaataacaacaaaatagtagcaatataacaGTGAAATAGTAGCAAAgtagtgaaaaaaataaaataaaatagcaacaaaaagtttagttttttttacatATCCGGACCGGGCCCAAGCCAAAAAAACCTTATCCGAAGCCCATCTTGTTTTCTAAACGggctttatttttttgtccaagctcatttttgtgcctatatttttacccgaactctCCTACTTTTTGGGCAGACTTCCGACCCAACCTGACCCATGAGCAAGTCTATATGCATATTCAAAGAGATTagattagaataaaaaatttacatataaatgCTTTTGTAGTAAGATTtcatcattgttttttttttgtaattattcgtTTACGTTCTTACCATATGTTTCTatgaatatcatatttttaattataattatattgtcAATTGAGTTTTAATTGGTATAGGCATTGTTTCCAATATAGGACATGAGTTTGACTGTTTGAGTGCGTTAAAATGCATTATCTTTCTGTTTATGAGTTGGGAAAAAGTTATGAGTAATTCTAGACATTAtgtcaaaaaagaagaagaagatataatcagaaccaataataaaattgttgaaaaaaaatatttacgtgACTATATTATTTTTTTGCATCATTTGTTATtatatgttcaaaaattttgatttataatttACGTTTCAACCATGGAAAGTGATAACTCATTCAAAAAATTTAGAGTTGAGGGTGAAGACAAAGTAATCAACTTGCACTTTGAAGATAAAAGGTCATTTGAAGCAAGCCTTAGGTTTATACTAATGTTAACATtgtagtatttttcttttttaacattTGACATacaccatttttttttacttgcttcgtgaattttttttaaatattaatagttACACAATTTAATTCCTCTtccaaatttattgttttaattactttttaaaaattattatattagttcCTATTAATTTTTAATGGTCACATTTAGTTTCAAATAACGGCTTAATagtaattatgaattttaataaaaaatttaaaatattaattaaatctaatattgcttaaatatttattttcaatcatttaatttgaaaaacgttacgtattttaaatttatttttaaatcaataaattaataaaatttaatagataCATACAATAAACTCATACATAGCAcgagataaaaaattaattatcgaataaattaatttacattaaaaaatcaaaataaagtaaTATATGAATGTCATCCAAATATTTAAcacaatttattataattagataaaaataatgtGAAGAATTgatttcaacatttaatttttaaatttgataattttttgggtaaaagtaatttaataatgttttttattgtcactcaactattattttttttatttaatcactaaactattaaaaattaattagtttagtcaCTTTCAGTTAATGTGGAcatttttattggtctaataacaaaATTAGTCCTCTAATGTatacacatttaatcaatttatcttaaatataaaaaaaattaacaaatttagcttttaatgtacacaatttgtcattttagttcgaattctaaaaaaaataaaaatctaactattaacatttacaaaatttgttaatttagatACCAATATTGATCCTTATTGTTACATCCGTTAAAAAAAGTCAGAACCAATGAGGAAGTCCCACATCACcatataattaaaatctaattaaaaaattatgttaatattaaataaaataaaaatactcctCTTCCTCCCTCACCCCGTCCCTCTCTCTCTCCTTCTCCCCCTTTCCATCTTCTCCATTGCAACAATTCATTTAGCTAGAGGGACAAAGCTCGCTTTAGCACCCGCCGTACTTGCTAGTTTTTGTAGAGACTTGTGTTTGTTGAAAGATGCAATTGCTGCTTCAACCAAAATGGGGAAAGAGGAGGTGTTTAAGCTTACCCTTGGGTCACCAATTAGCTCAGGTTTGGGCTTGGGAGAGATTTGCTGGGCTGAGACAAAAACCGAAAGGTGAGCCAAGGTTGGTTCAATGGCATGATGTGAGGAAAACGGTGGGAggtatttgttttaattttttaaatattaatgtagttatttttatttaatactaatataaatgttgataatttttttatttaattagattttaataatATGGTGATGTGGCGCTCCCTAATTGACTTCAACTTTTGTTAATAAACTATAATGACAGGGGCTAATTTTGATTACGGAATAAAGTTTAGGTACCTGgtttgattaaaaaaaagtttagacaCCTAACTTAAACAAATGACAGTTTAAGGGCTTCCTATTTAACTAAGCCTTTTTAATATTTAGAAGAAAAATGATAGAATGTCTAAATATTAGAGGactaattttgttattagtccAATAAAAAAAGTTCACATAAActtagagtgactaaaatatttaatttcaaaaagtttagttattggataaaaaaattaatagttgggtGATCAAAATAGAACGAAAAGCATAGTTGGGTGATCATTTTTGTAGTTTTCCCATTTTTTCAACTTAGGCATTGAAACTTTTTTGGGTTGACATTAGTCTTTAAATTTGacaatttctttttccaaatttgatatatgtgatgatatagtaTTTTGAGATTGTGCCATGTCATtgtctaaaattttcattaaaaattataactttttagGTGACCACGTGACATAATCTCATAATGCTACATCATCACATTGACAAAATGGCAAAACCGCTAAGTTATAAGACTAAtgtggataaaaaaaatttagggattaaattgaggaaaattgtCAAGTTTAGGGACTGTATAATGCTTTatccatataaaaaaaatgaccagaaaaacttgattaaaaagaaaaagaaaaaggaagaaaaaataaaatataaccgGACGAACCGAACCGAACAGTAGAAAAAGGCGCGCTTCAAAAACAGGGTTGGCGCCATCAGACAGTCCCACTCTTGAAAAATACCGCCGCGAGTAAAGTAAAACCCCAATATTCTCATCAGCCGCAGCCAACGGCGAAGAGCGAACGGCCACGTTCGTAACAATATACATATAAAAGACAGGAAATTACGAAGAAGAAGCTATACGGCGATGGCGGAAGTAGTTTCTCTAATGGACATCGACGAAGACGACAACCACCAGAAACAAAACAACTCTCAAAAGCTTAACAAGGGCAAAGGTGTCGTCACAGCCGCCGATACCAAACCCACTCCCTGGGTCGAGAAGTACCGTCCTCAGTCACTCGCCGACGTAGCCGCTCACCGCGACATCGTTGACACCAGTAATTCATTTTCTCTCTATACctagggttttaaaaaaaatgtatttctTGATTTGCTTCCCTCCTCCCACTTTTCTTTAAAGTTTTACTGTGATTATAGGGGTAAAGAAGGATAAATGATGGAGGAACGAAGTTAGCGACTTCGAACTTTTCGTATTCCTCTTTTATAGCTGTAATTTAGTAAAAGATTTTGGGTTAATATAAACAGTCTGCTTCGTTAATTGAAGGGATTCTGATGATATTTTACTCGATATCTTGTAACAAATTATTTACTCGGTTTTTGTTGGTGTAAATTAGTTGATAGGCTTACAAGCGAGAACAGATTGCCGCATCTTCTATTGTATGGTCCTCCCGGAACTGGCAAAACATCTACCATTCTGGCTGTTGCACGGAAGCTTTATGGATCACAGTATCGTAATATGATTCTCGAGTTGAATGCTTCAGATGATAGAGGAATTGATGTTGTTAGGCAACAGATTCAAGATTTTGCTAGCACCCAAAGCTTCTCATTTGGGTAAATTCCTTTTGTTGTGTGCAATTGATATGCATTAGATTGACAAGAACCACTGGCTATTTATGAATTTGGAATTACAGAATTTACTTGTAGTTGTTTAAATCCAGCTGTTCTTTTGTGTTGCTGCTGATATTGCTCGGGCATTTGTGACTACCTTTATCCAGAGCTTATCATTTGATTATCTTAGGTTTGAATAAATGCTTTGCAAGGGTAACGTATTGATGGTTAATATTAATATTCTTACAGGGCGAAGTCATCAGTGAAGTTGATTTTACTTGATGAGGCTGATGCTATGACAAAGGATGCCCAATTTGCTTTGCGTAGAGGTATAATGTTTTCTTGACCAGCTTTATCTCGTTGACAAATTATTATTTCTTCATGCCTACGTTTGAATGACTGTCTGCAGTTATCGAGAAATATACAAAGAATACGAGATTTGCACTGATCTGTAATCACGTCAACAAGATCATTCCAGCATTACAGTCCAGATGTACTCGGTTCCGATTTGCACCTCTTGATCCTATTCATGTCACTGAGCGACTTAAACATGTTATACAGGCTGAAAGGTAACTATCATGTTTCATTTTGTCTTTCATTTGTTTTGTGCTCAACTTTGGGTTGGAGTGAAGTGTTCCTAATTTAAGTGCTCTCTTGTGTGGTAAAGAGGGGTGGGAATGAGTTGCTTTACTGGGTGATAATCAGCTAAAAGTATTCAAAGTATATGAGCTTACTAGAGTGCAAGATGAGTCTTGCTTGTagtttttacctatgcttctttTTTGCCAATACTATAACTCAATAGAAGTTCTCTTATAATTTATGTTCTCAATGCTTGGCTTGTTAAGGTTTTGCAGCTCACTTCAACTTAATTCAAAGACCCAGTTTGACACTTTGAGCCTTGATCACTTCCCATTTAAAGCCTTATCACCCTGTTGATTTGTCAGATTATAAATAACTTTTTCCTGCTTCCTGTTGTTACCAACTGTTCATAATCTAGTGCTTCTAATTATTGTTCTGCTGCAAATTGAGCTAGAacttttgattttcaaaagtgCCACTAGTTAAGCTGGAGTTTGCATTTTTCGGGCTTGGTTCAAGCTTGCATAAATATATAACCAGTTGTGGGTTGAAAGTTTTAAAGCGTAGCTTGGTTCAAgtcatttgtaattttttttattagagttgtaaaaaaatgaaaatccaTGTGTTAGCATATTTAAATGGCTTTACCTTTTGTTCTTTGGATCATATCTTTGAATCTTTCACCTGAATACGGTTACCAATTTTCGCTTCATTGGACCAGGCTTGATGTACCTGATTGTGGCTTGGCAGCACTAGTACGGCTTAGCAATGGTGACATGAGAAAGGCTTTGAACATTTTGCAGGTGTTTAAACTACTTATTCCTATACTGTTTCTGCGTAAATTGGTGTTCAATAATAGTTACTTGTTTAAGAAGTGTAAGTCAGAGAAACAACAGGTTGGCTTCGATCTGTTATTTGCTTTGTGGCAGAAGTGGTGTTACATTACCACATTATCTCATTGCTCTTCAGAGGGGTGGTGTAGCCTTGTCTAATTTGTGTGTTTAGGTGATGTGAATGCTAGTTTTAATTGGATAGGATGGATTTCTTTTTTCCACTTGGGGAAGGGGGATTTAAAGCAGGCTCCTATGGGGATGTCTCTGAACCAAATGCTCAAGTGTATGAATAGACATTATTTTCCTTATTGATGGGGATTTGGGCGAGTAAGATGCCTATTTTTATGAAGTGGTCGGTGTTATTCATGAATGTGCAAGAGTGGCATTGTTAATGACTTTTTTGCTGCATGCAGTCAACACACATGGCTTCTCAGAAGATTACAGAAGAAGCCGTGTATCTCTGTACTGGAAATCCGTTGCCTAAAGACATCGAGCAAATATCTTACTGGCTTCTGAATGAATCATTTGCAGAGAGTTTCAAACGTATTTCTCTCAATCTCTCTGTTGTGCAATTAGTAAAATTCTTGTCTGTAGATCTACTTTTTATTCTCTTTAAAGCTGTTTCTTTATTCTTTGGTTAACTCTCTGCAGGAGTATCTGAAACAAAGACCAGGAAAGGATTAGCCCTGATCGATATTGTAAGGGAAGTGACAATGTAAGTGCCATGTCTGTTTTGACTTATAAATGGctactctttaattttttttgggtgattattcatGCACTACACTTTTTAACAGGTTTGTTTTTAAGATTAAAATGCCCTCAGATGTTCGAGTTCAGTTAATTAATGACTTGGCAGACATAGAGTAAGTACTTATATCTGCTGCTactgctctctctctctctctcagctAACTCATAAAtaattgataaatatttgatGCTCTGAACAAAAGAaccaaaaagaaagagaagtacGCCCAAGACAATTTGGTAAATAAgcataatttatttagtatatagcTTAAGACTTTTATTGCAAGTATTATAAAGtgcttgatttggagtttcatttAGAGCATTCTTAGCCAAATGATGTTTTAGCTCCATTAGTTGATTTTATCTATTATTGCTAGCCACCACATTTGAGATATTGTATTTCCTTTACTAAGGCTTTTTGTTAGTTGTTGcaacttttcctttttcctttttggccaagtttttttttttgacaaactTTTTGGCCAAGTTGTTGAATGTTCTAATTGGGGCCTGAATGTGGAACATTGCTTCATCAACATAAATACGCTTAGATAGGAGATTGAAGAACAATTGACTAGTAGATGGTATGTAAACCTGTAAAAATGCTATTGGCATTGTTTTAGAATCATGAAAGAAGTGACGGTTAAATATCTCTTTGTTTTCATATGTTCAAAGAGATGTTAATTTGATAATCATATTTCATTCTGTTCCTGATATTGTATAATAGGTGTTGATTGTGGAAAGTATATCAGATAGTAGTAGCTAATGGCTTCAATTGATATGTCTTACCATTTGCAGGTATCGATTGAGTTTTGGGTGCAATGATAAGTTGCAACTGGGATCTCTCATTGCTATTTTCACAAAAGCTAGATCTTCCCTAGTTGCGGCAGTGAAGTAGCTGTTTCAAAGCTTGGCCTTGTTTCTTCTCCCAGTCTCATAATGTTCTTTCTGTATGATTTAAGCCTCTGACAAATAGAAAGTGTTTTTGCTTATGTAGTCCATGAGTCGTGAATACCTAAAGAATGTAGTTTTCAGGccctaaagatttttttttttagcaGTGATTTTTGCTTCTTATGAGCTCTCAGATCCTTCATGTTTTGCTTCTTAAACACTGCTTAGCTTATGGTAAAGTGATTTATTTTGAGGGAACAAATCAGGCTCAAGTTTTAGAGGCATTGCATCTTCATTTTAGTTCCACATGGTTCTTTTTCAGTGCACCTTTCAGATGTAGTAAGTAGGACAAGAGGCCAAGGTTAGGAAGTAAATATAGTTGCCCTAATCGGTCAAAAGTGAGTACGACTTTCATGTACTTTGCATGTCAGCCGTTACTGCAACTACGTTATGCATTTTGAttgattggtttttttttaaaatcgcaATCATATTATAGGGATGCAAGTGAGTATAATGTCTTAAGATTTTGATTGTTATAAAGAAGTGATTGTTATACATCTATGGTAATATTTGAGATTTAGATAATATTTGGTTATTATTTTGAAGTTAATaaagtataatatttattaatcagtgagatttaaattataaatttttataaaattacagaatgcaattttcatttattcaaaaaatatttttattaataaacgagattaataatttttttaaatttaaatattttattaaaaatatcttaattaaattttttaataaaattaaatttattaaaatgagaGCGAATTATTATAAAGAATTAACTTAGAAAAAAAGTCTACGTGTAGGTTATGTTTGTTAAATAGAAAAttgtttaaagaataaaaataaagcataagAAGTTAATTATCCATGAAATGCTTTTATAAAATGTTACTGTAACTGTTACAGAAATGATTCAAATGATCGATACTTCGTTATGCTGGCAGAGAAATATTAGGGTTGATAATTTCCtccttaaaatatgctataattAGTTAATCTTCTAGTATTATAATTATCATGGATCAAAAATTGTGAAATCTTATGCAATATCATGAGAACAATCTAATCagactaaattttttaaatc
The genomic region above belongs to Gossypium hirsutum isolate 1008001.06 chromosome D05, Gossypium_hirsutum_v2.1, whole genome shotgun sequence and contains:
- the LOC107940558 gene encoding replication factor C subunit 5 — protein: MAEVVSLMDIDEDDNHQKQNNSQKLNKGKGVVTAADTKPTPWVEKYRPQSLADVAAHRDIVDTIDRLTSENRLPHLLLYGPPGTGKTSTILAVARKLYGSQYRNMILELNASDDRGIDVVRQQIQDFASTQSFSFGAKSSVKLILLDEADAMTKDAQFALRRVIEKYTKNTRFALICNHVNKIIPALQSRCTRFRFAPLDPIHVTERLKHVIQAERLDVPDCGLAALVRLSNGDMRKALNILQSTHMASQKITEEAVYLCTGNPLPKDIEQISYWLLNESFAESFKRVSETKTRKGLALIDIVREVTMFVFKIKMPSDVRVQLINDLADIEYRLSFGCNDKLQLGSLIAIFTKARSSLVAAVK